DNA from Symphalangus syndactylus isolate Jambi chromosome 22, NHGRI_mSymSyn1-v2.1_pri, whole genome shotgun sequence:
ctgcactctagcctgggcgacagagtgagactctgtctcaaaaaaaagattaaaagaagtCCCTCTCCCCCTTGCTCACTGCACTCAGACAACACTGGCTTCCTTCCTGTTCCTCTAAGGTGCTGAGCTTATcccagcctcagggcctttgcaccagcTGTTCACcctgcctggaacactcttcctCTCAGTCTTTCCATCTAGGTCTTTCCGTTCTCAGCTTAAGTGTCTCCTCCTCAGGAATGCTATCTATAGAAGGGGAAACTGAAGCTCGGAGAAATGAGGTCATTTCCCAAGTTCACACAGTTAGGAAAAGGCTGGACCAGGATTCCATCCCAGTTCTGTTTGACCCTCCCTCCAGGGCACTTTCTCCCACATCAATGGTTTGGGAGGCAAAGCTGGTGGTCATGGGTTCCTGAGAAAGGGGAAGAATTGGAGGGGCCTCCTTCACTTACCCCCTCCATAAACACTCCCAGCCAGAGCCTTTGGGCTCTGccctgggctgggtgctggggactCAGGGATGAATCAGAACAGACCTTGCCCTCTGGGAGCTTCAGTCTGAAGGCAGGAAAGGCAGCAGGGGAGGTCAAGATCACTCAGGGACCCAGGTGGCCTTGACTTAGCATAGGGGACAGCCTTCTAGCTGGGGGCTCTCTAGGAAGGCTTCCAAGAGGCAATGGCTCTTGGAAGTGACATTGGCTGGGGTGGGCAGAAAGTGGGGGTGGTGTTCAGTGGCCAGAGCTGCAGTGCTCTCTCTGAGTGACCAGGAGCCTCAGCTTGGCCATGTGTAGccttgcctgtgtgtgtgtgtgtgtgtgtgtgtgtgtgtgtgtgtgtgtaacagtgCGGGAGTAGTATGGTGGGGGATGAGGGTGCAGCCAAGAGAagggctgaatgaataaatgcatttcaCTGATGTAGAAACTAAACCCCAGAGAGTCTGAGTCACTTGTCCAGGCTCACAAAGCACCAAGCAGTAAAGGCAGGATCTGAACCCAGGTTTAACCTGACACCACACAGAGCCAGGTGAGGAAGCAGAGTTCCATATTCACCAAGGCCCACCCCTTACTTACCATGTGACCTCAACTAAGCTCATTCCCCTCTCACACCTCATTCCCCTCTCACACCTCATCTTCTCATTGGCAAATTGAGGGGGTTGGGTGAAGCTTCTTTTGGCACAAGGACTCTGGAAAACACTTTTACTAGGGACTTGGAACCAGCCAGCAGACCCTGCCTCAACCTGGCACAAGATAGGATTCCTCAGCCTGCAGCTCCCTCTAGGCCCAGCCAATGGGGTGCAGCACTGGCTCAAGCCAGAGAACCCCAGGAATCCCTGGGGCCTCCCGTCTAACAGTGCAGCCTGGGGTTCCAGGGGGCTCCCCCTGCACCTCTCTCCACAGCTCCCACACAGTACAGAGCCCCGTTCACTTGCCCCTCACCCCCCTcaccgccacccccaccccaccagcgtaacagtttttttttttttttttttttttgatacggagtctcgctcttgttgcccaggctggagtgcaatggtgcgatctcggctcaccgcaacctccacctcccaggttcaagcgattctcctgcctcagcctcccgagtagctgggattacaggcatgagccaccatgcccagctaattttgtatttgtagtagagatggggtttctccatgttggttaggctggtctcaaactcgtgacctcaggtgatccgcccacctcggcctcccaaagtgctaggattataggcatgagccaccgcgcccggcctccaaggGCCCAGTGTCTGGGGGGCCCAGAGGAGCCACTGCAAAGAGCTCAAGCTCTGAACCAGAATGAACTTGGGCTCAGCTCTagcctctgccacttactagcttgtGGGCAAGTGGTTGaaatctctgagcctctgttttcttagctgtgaaacGGGAGTTTGAGATCCATTCACTGAGTTAttgtgagggttttttttttggctcgGGGGAcaggttttgctttgtcacccaggctggagtgcaatggcatgatcactgctcactgcaaccttgacgtcccaggctcaagtgatcctcctgcctcagcctcctgagtacctgggaccacgggcatgcatcaccatggtcccagctaatttttttttttggcagagacaaggtcttgctgtttcccagcctggtctgaactcctgagttcaagtgatcctcctgtcttggccacccaaagtgctgggattgcaggtgtgagccaccctgctggCCTTATTATGGGGATTAAATGGATTAAGGCACATAATAAACCTAACACGTTATAGGCAGTCATGGTCAATACCAGTAATTTACTCGGCTTATTCTCAGAGGCAGTGGTCTTGCCTCTGAGAGTCCCAGCCCCAGAATGGCGGGGCAGGGAGCCAGAGGGTGGGGTGTGGAGGTGAGGAAAGGGGTTAATATAAAATAGCTAACATCTGTTTAGTACTTACCATGTGCTGGTCTCCGTTGTAATCACCACATGAAGCTATCACCCACACTTTACAGATGGGGTGTCTGAGGCACAGAGGAGTTCGATAACTTGGCCAAAGGAACACACAGCAGGTACGTGTATGAGCTGGGCCACGAGTTCAGATCCTGTGGCTCCAGAACTCACACTCTAAACCACTGTGTTATCTTACCTCATGTTAAACCCacttttggggccgggcgcggtggctcacgcttgtaatcccagcactttgggaggtcgaggtgggcggatcacgaggtcagcagatcgagaccacggtgaaaccctgtctctactaaaaatgcaaaaaaaaaaaattagccgtgtgtggtggcgggcacctgtagtctcagctactcggagaggctgaggcaggagaatggcgggaacccgggaggcggagcttgcagtgagccgagattgtgccactgcactccagcctgggagacagagcaagactctgtctcaaaaaaaaacaaaaaaaaaaaaccatttttggATGAGAAATGCTGAggtccaggccaggcgtggtggctcacacctataatcccagcactttaggaggccgaggtgggcggatcacctgaggtcaggaatttgagaccagcccggtcacatggtgaaaccccgtctctactaaaaatacaaaaattagatgcacgtggtggcctgtgcctgtaatcccagctactccagaggctgaggcaggagaatcgcttgaacccaggaggcagaggttgcagtgagccaagatcgcaccattgcactccagcctgggcaacagagcgagactccgtttcaaaaaaaaaaaaaaaaggaaatgctgagGTCCAAAGAGGCTAAGTTCACACCGCAGCTGAGCATCTAGTTTTCCAAGTCAGAACCTGTGACCCTGAAGTTCTGGCAATTTCCACTGTTGTGTGCTGTCCCCTAGTGCCCTTATGGGAGAAGCACACCAGAGGCAAGCAGCAGATAcccagggaaggaagggaagcagGCCCACTGAAGCTGGCTCCACACACCACTGCCCACATTCCCCTGACCCACGGCTCCTCCGCAGCCCCAGCGCCGTACGTGTTGCAGCTCCTAAACAGCACTCCGAAATGGCATCCATGGATACAATGGTGATATGTCTGGGCTATCTTACAGATCCTCAAATTCAACAGGTCTAACACTACGTTTGCATTCTCACACCCCAGACTTGTCCTCCCCAGTCATCTCCATCCAGTAACACAGCCAGAAGCCCAGCCCTCATCCTTGAtacctccctccccccaccaagctgtCACCACCAGCCCAGGAGCCTAAATGGTGGCTGAGGAGGGTgatcagaaaagtaaaaattgaacAGAGTGGGGCAACCATGGGGAAAGCAGGGGATTGGGACAATGGACCCAGGTCAAGGCCAAAAGGAAAAACTGAGCTCAAGAGGCTGATGACAGAGGCAGTTGTCCACTCTACTTAGAAAGAAACCCAGGcacgctgggtgcggtggctcacgcctgtaatcccagcactttgggaggccgaggcgggcggatcacgaggtcaggagatcgagaccatcctggctaacacgatgaaaccccgtttctactaaaaatacaaaaaattagccaagcgtggcaacacacgcctgtagtcccagctactagggaggctgaggtaggagaatcacttgaacttgggaggcagaggttgcagtgagccaagatcacgccactccactctagcctgggagacagagcgagactccgtctcaaaaaaagagaaacccaGACACAGCTGTAAGGGCTTGGAGGAGGGCACAGTAAGGAACACTGTATAGGGAGTGAGAAAGACGGGGTTCCCACCCAGCTTTACTACTCATTAGAAGCGTGGCCTTGAGCAAATGGTCTAACCTtgatggcctcagtttccccacttgtaAAAATGAATATGACGATGCTGACCTCATAGGGCTGTAATAAGgatcaaataaaaaatgtgtttgttttgtaaAGTGTAAAGGAAAGTGCACAGGAGAGGCAGGTTGTGACCTGGAAAACTCACCCCAGTAGACCTCTCTCTCCTTTGCAGGCTGAATGATGGACCTGTAAGGTACTCTGTTTTGCTTCAAAGAGtgtcattttttgtgtgtgtttgtttgttttgtagggagggggtttgttttgttattttttgtttatttatttttatttacttatttattttgagacagattttcgctcttgtcgtccaggttggagtgcagtggcgcaatctcagcccactgcaacctccgccacctgggttcaagcgattctcctgcctcagcctcccaagtagctgggattacaggcatgagccaccacgcctggctaatttttttgtatttttaccagagacagggtttcaccatgtcagtcaggctggtcttgaactcccggcctcaggtgatccacccaccttggcctcccaaagtgttgggattacagggtgagccactgcgcctggcttgttttgttatttatttattttaaaaaatttatttatttacttaaattgactaataaaaatttatttacttaaattgattaacaaaattattactattttattattgtttggtTTTTAATTGTGGGAAAATACTTCTACATAAAATCTGccatttaaactattttaaagtataaattcagtggcattaattacattcacagtgttgtgcaaccatcacaactatctatttccaaaacttttttttttatcactccaAACAGagactctgtacccattaagcagtaaCTCCCAATTCCCCTTTCTCTCCAGCCCCTGATAACGGCTAacctttctgtctctattaatttgactattctagatatttcatgtaagtgagaatcatacaatatttgtcatttgtgtctggcttatttcacttagcataatgtcttcaaggttcatccctgTTGTTGCATGTGTCAGAACTTCATTGTTttcatgactgaataatattcccttgtaagtatatatcacattttgtttatccattcatctgttgggttgtttctaccttttggctattgtgaataatgctgcaatgaacactggCATACAAGTATCTGTTTTAAGCCCTGTTTTGATTATTTTGTGTATGTATCTagagtttcattgattttttttggttttattttttgagacagagttttgctcttgtcacctaggctggagtgcaatggcgtgttctcggctcattgcaacctccacctgccaggttcaagcatttctcctgcctcagcctactgagtagctgtgattacaggcgcctgccaccacgcccggctaatttttgtatttttattattattattattttttttttttttttttgagacggagtctcgctctgtcacccaggctggagtgcagtggcacaatctcggctcactgcaagctccgcctcccaggttcacgccattctcctgcctcagcctctctgagtagctgggactacaggtgcccaccaccacgcccagctaatttttttgtgtttttagtagagacagggtttcactgtagtcttgatctcctgacctcgtgatccacccaccttggcctcccaaagtgctgctaatttttgtatgtttagtagagacagggtttcaccatgttggccgggctggtctcgaactcctgatctcaggtgatctgccagcctcggccttccaaagtgctaggattacaggcgcccactacgacgcctggctaattttgtattttcagtagagacggggtttcaccatgttggccaggctggtctcaaacttctgatctcaagtgatccacctgccttggcctcccaaattgctgggattacaggcatgagccgctgtgcctggcccaagagTGTCATTGACTTTTGACAGAGTTTTTGAATATGCACTGTGTCAATGGGAAGGACCCTTGGCAACAGGGCCCAGTATCTTCGAGTGAAGGAGGGAGACGAGCAGAGAAAGGGGAGGTTTCAGTGTGGCTATAATTAGAATAACAGCTACCTTGTGCCTATTGCAAAACTCTTCACAAGACACTCACCAGAAAGCGTAGCCAGAGGTTCAGAGatcatatttattcatttccttcctttctttcttccttccttcctttcttccttccttccttccttccttccttccttccttccttccttccttccttccttttcttcctttattctttctaGGCAAGGAAAGTAGCTCTGAGCTGCTTCAGTCATCATATTCTTATTAATCTACAGCATTTTAGGTACCACAGAATTAGAATTTTGTAGAGCAGTTCTGCACTTCTACAACTAAagttctggaaaaagcaaaactatggaaacagaagaaagatcagtggttgttAAGGGCTGGAGTCAAGGGGAGGAACTGACCACAGAGGGGTTCAGGGGAATTTCTGGGGGGTGATGGAACTGATCTATATCTTGATTGCTGTGGCGGTTGTGCCACTGtatgcatttttcaaaactcacagaactgtacactaaaaagggtgaattttactataggtaaattatatcttaattaaaaaaagaatgaataaataaatggtgagaAAACTAAATAATACTtaatactcccagctactcgggaggctgaggtggaaggattccttgaacccaggaggcggaggctactatgagccaagatcacatcgccgcacttcagcctgggtgacaaagtgagaccctgtctcaaacaacagcaacaacaacaacaacaacaaaaactaaataagaacctaggctgggcgcagtggctcacgcctgtaatcccagcactttgggaggtcgacaTGGGTGGATcattgaggtcaagagattgagaccatcctggccaacatggtgaaaccctgtctctactaaaaatacaaaaattagctgggcatggtggtgcacacctgcagtcccagctacttgggaggctgaggcagaactgcttgaacccgggaggcagaggttgcagtgagccgagatcatgccactgcactccagcctggtgataaagcgagactccatctcaaaaaaataaaataaaataaaataaaataagaccctAGACTCTCATGTGTTTGCATATCTTGAGAACTTTGCAAGTGACACTAACTCTAATTATTTAGCATTAGAGCataaacttctattttttcaATCATTCATTATAAAATGAAAGCCCCTGAATCCATTATTCAACACAAAAACCAGAACCTTGCTAAAAATTAGTCTACCTATGGGATTCTCTCCCACAGGTAGATTTAATAGGAGGATCCCTGCATCCTCCCCCaggaaattttgtgtgtgtgtgtgtgtgtgtgcacgtgcgtgtgtgttccaggctggagggcagggcagTGGTGTtaatatggctcactgcagccttgacctcctgggctcaagcaatcctcctgccacagcctcccaagtagctgggaccacagatggatgcccagccttttttttttttttttttttctgtagagacaggtctttctatgttgcccaggctggtcttgaagtcctgggctcaaccaaACCTCCCAaatccttggcttcccaaagtgctgggattataggcatgagccaccatgcctagccccccAGGTATTCATTATTCTGAACTTTGTGTTTCTCATTCccttgctcttttctttcttttcttttttaagatagggtcttgctatgttgcccaggctgctctcgaactccttggctcaagagattctcttgcctcagcctcccaaatagctgggattacaggcccaggcCATTGCACCCAACCCCTTGCTCTTTTCTTAGtcttttttcacataaaaattaggcTGAAGCACTTgaatttgccattacttttagaTCAAAATGGGtcaaataacagtaaattcatatGGTTCAACCAAATATGCTTAGATGTAGTAGTTCTAgttatttttgaatcatatatAAAGGATGTCATTCCATATGTAGTCTTCTGAGATTTGCCTTTTTTCAATTCAATATTATATTACCATGATCCAGCCATGTtgctatttttcattcattttctactGCTCTATAATTAATTCCTTTGCATGAATATCCCACATTTCTCTCTCCTGTCAGTAGCATTTCCGTGTTTTCGGTTTGGGGCTACCACAAACAATGTTTTAACTAACATTCTTGTATACATTCTCTCCTGGTGCATTGTACAAGAGCTTATTGTGGCTGTACCATAGGAATGGACTTGCTAGGTTTAGAGTACACAGATGTTCAACTGCACAAGATGTGACTGTGAAGTGAGGATGTGACTCATTCTCTCAGCTCCAAATAAGAATACAATGTGCACTTTCCTCAGGAGGGAATGTGGACAAGACGTGGTGGGAGGCGCTGGGGTGGAGGGTCTCTCGTGGAAATTGAACACCTATGCCTAATGCATCCCAGTGATATCTTCCTGTTGCATCCATGATCTCTTTTAATCCTCCCAGTTGAAGAGAGGTACTACTGTCTCCAGAGATTAGGTTTAGAGAAGGAAAGTGCCTTGCCAAAAGTCAGTTTGTGCCAACTGCCTGAGCAAACAATGTCccctctctaagcttcagtttcctcttactgtaaaatggatataatacCTGACCCACTTCACAGATTAACGGCTTGGGCATGCATGGCTCCTGGAGATGCTCCCTAAAAGtcacttgtttgtttatttacttgagacagagtctcgctctgtcgcccaggctggagtgcaatggcgtgatctcggctcactgcaacctctgcctcccgggttcaagccattctcctgcctcaggctcccaagtagctgggattacaggcacccgccaccacgcccggctaattttttgtatttttagtagagactgggtttcactatgttggccaagttggtcttgaactcctgacctcaggtgatctgcctgcctcggcctcccaaagtgctgggattacaggcatgagccaccacgcccggccaagtcaCTTGTTTATTAATGCTATTGTTAAGTTATTGAGTTGCTATTAATATTAAGGGGAACAGCAACCCAGGATAGTCTGAGCCTTGCCTTCTTGACATTCAGTGGTGTTGCCTCTTGCAGAGACCTTTTTTGGATGTAGTGACCATGGCCCATTTTGGCCACCACTTCTGATCCTggatgtatctttttctttttctttttttttttttttttttgctgttcatAAGTTTATTGTCGTCTATATCTGAAAAATCATCATAGAAAATTGTTTGGTTTAGCTCTCAGCAGCCCGCTCCTGAGCGCTGAGGAAGCTTGCCTTCTTTTGAGCTACCCGATCCTTCTTCTGAGCAAGGGACTTTTTGGGACGGTTCCACCTCTgctttttaacttctttcttgGGCTTCCTTTCATAGACCGGATTCTCTCGTATAGCAGCATGAGCTTTCTTACACATTTCTTCCACGTCTGGAGTTACGCTGTTCTTTATGTATTGAGAGAACTGTTTCTTGTAAGCATCTTCATCTTCTTCCATTAAGTAGCGCATGTAATCTGCAACATTCTGGCCCATGATGTGCTTCCAGTGTACTTCTGCATTAAATTCCTTGCTTTCAGAATCCTAACCAGGGAATCGTTTTATCTTTCAGAGCTGCATATCCTAGCCCCCTCCTCTACTCTACTCCGGGCCCCAGAGCTGAGGTTCCTGTCTTTACCTGCAGATTTCTCTGAACAAAAGAAAAGGTAAACTGATCAGCGGCCCAGGCTCCCAGTTCTGCCTCAGGGCAAAGGGAGAAATTGGGGCCCGGGGCCTCATTCAgtggaaaatatttgttgagcacctagtATTTGCCAGGACCTGTGCTGAGCACCAGGAACACAGGGCAACAAGACCAAACCCTGTAAAGGTAGGAGGCTAAAGGAGGAGACAGAAGACAAGAAAACGACAGTGTGCGGAGTACAGGGACTGTTCTAACCAACAGAAAAACAGACTTAGGGTCAGGGAAAGCTTCCCAGAAGAGAGCTTCCCTTTGAGTTGGAGCTTTATGGCCGGGCAGGAGCTCCCCAGGTGCTCAGAGACTGACAGGACCACCAGCCTGTTGAACAGAAGAAGAGACTGAGCCCCAGCGCCTCTCGACCCCTCCCCGCCACACCTCACCTACCCGGACTAGGCCGAAACGGCCGAGCACCCGAGCGGGGACGCGCAGCTCCACAGATCCCAGAGGCGGGGCCTCGGTCCAGGTGCGCGGCGGCGCTTCGCGGAGGCAGGAAGTGTGTCCCTAGCGGCGGCCCGTGCAGCGCTCCCGCGAGACGCTCACCTGCGCCCCAGGTGAGTGGcgagggggcgggggaggggctgAGCCGGAGGCGGCCCACCTGGCGGGACAGGTAAGCCCCGCGCGGGCCCAAGGGGGCGCAAACCAAGGCGGCGCCGGTGTCGGGAGCCCCCCGAGGCTGAGCCCGGACAGGAGAGGGTCCTGGGCCCTGTTCCTCGGGGGCCACCCTCCTACTTCCGGGGTGCGCGGGCCGGGCTGGGGAGCGGCCTGAGCGGGCGCCCGGGCTGGGCGCGCAGAATGGGGTGAGGGGCCGCGTTCGCCCTCAGGGCTGcactggctgggtgtgggggccgCACTCACCGGGGGACAGCGTCGGGATGGGACAAACGGTGGTGCTCACCCCGAGGAACAGCGTCGGGACGGGAGGAAGGCTGGGTCCGCCCGCGGGGTAGGGCCCTTGCAGCTGAAGAGGGTAGTGCTCGCCCCAAGGGCAGAGTTGGTGTAGGGGCTGTGGTAGCCCGGGGGACAGTGCCAGGGTCTGGTTCTTCCTTGTCCCCAGGACTAGGTGCCCGCGGATATGGGACTCTCGGGCTGCACTTCTGGGGCAGGGGGCCGAGGGTGCACTGAGCCGACGGCTGTTTCTCGAGCAGGACTGGGGTGGTCCTCCCCGGCCGGGTGTCCGAGGCTTGGCACTGAGCTAGGGGCAGAGGCTGGTGTGGCCGGGTCTGTCCTGGGGCCCATGGGAGGAGGGGACGGTACATAGAcccttgagtgtgtgtgtgtgttcgcgGGACTAAGGGGAAAGAGGGAAGCATCAACGAGAAATCCAGGGAGAGCGGGCCGGGACCGTC
Protein-coding regions in this window:
- the LOC129471986 gene encoding large ribosomal subunit protein uL18-like, whose protein sequence is MGQNVADYMRYLMEEDEDAYKKQFSQYIKNSVTPDVEEMCKKAHAAIRENPVYERKPKKEVKKQRWNRPKKSLAQKKDRVAQKKASFLSAQERAAES